In Toxoplasma gondii ME49 chromosome X, whole genome shotgun sequence, a single genomic region encodes these proteins:
- a CDS encoding LSU ribosomal protein L14P, putative (encoded by transcript TGME49_225250~Signal peptide predicted by SignalP 2.0 HMM (probability 0.942) with cleavage site probability 0.888 at residue 19) → MFFLSSFCLGLWRQSIVRCADNTGVIKACIIGIRNKYGTGKIGARIRVSVRDKTPECTAPKMPKGVIVRRRKETRRKDGSYIKFDENAFVIIQKNKARGTKIKGPVPMEIRHNCKTLARWIF, encoded by the coding sequence atgtttttcctttcgagCTTCTGTCTGGGGCTGTGGAGGCAGTCGATTGTACGTTGCGCAGATAACACCGGCGTGATCAAGGCGTGCATTATCGGCATCAGGAATAAGTACGGCACGGGGAAGATTGGTGCACGAATCCGGGTCTCGGTGCGCGACAAGACCCCCGAGTGCACGGCTCCCAAAATGCCAAAAGGCGTAATTgtgagaaggcgaaaggaaACGCGGCGGAAAGACGGCAGTTACATCAAGTTCGACGAGAATGCATTCGTCATCattcagaaaaacaaagccCGAGGGACGAAAATAAAGGGGCCCGTCCCCATGGAAATCCGGCACAACTGCAAAACCCTCGCGAGATGGATTTTCTGA
- a CDS encoding 50S ribosomal protein L13, putative (encoded by transcript TGME49_225240), with protein MWTSLLRLSQSYPKGSFHEGHINPFADVQWISRPFMKRNMPRDHHPLAKQHTSLKAVTMLDEESGNHWHVLDGKGRSVGGLAAQVVRLLQGKHRVDFTPRTAAGDSVIVVNAIHLKMAGHTWDTKVYKFDRKTHPAGPKIITAKTIMARNPAMILNLAVKRMLPPNRLRPIMYRKLFVYAGALHPHWQVPQVIVPAKTPAEVSFLPFSVERADPVQAAARIAALGDRMKME; from the exons ATGTGGACAtctctcctccgcctctcgcAAAGCTACCCGAAAGGGTCGTTTCATGAAGGTCACATCAACCCTTTCGCCGACGTCCAGTG GATAAGTCGGCCCTTTATGAAACGTAATATGCCCAGAGATCACCACCCTCTTGCGAAGCAACACACGAGCCTGAAGGCTGTGACGATGCTGGATGAAGAGAGTGGCAATCACTGGCATGTCCTCGACGGCAAAGGAAGA AGCGTCGGAGGCTTGGCGGCGCAAgtcgttcgtcttctccaagGGAAGCATCGTGTCGATTTTACTCCGCGCACTGCCGCGGGAGATAGCGTGATTGTGGTGAATGCGATTCATCTCAAGATGGCTGGACACACGTGGGATACAAAGGTGTACAAGTTTGATCGGAAAA CTCATCCGGCTGGGCCGAAAATTATCACGGCCAAGACGATCATGGCGCGAAACCCAGCTATGATT CTCAACTTGGCTGTGAAACGCATGCTGCCTCCGAATCGACTCCGTCCCATCATGTACAG AAAGTTGTTCGTCTATGCAGGCGCCCTCCACCCCCACTGGCAAGTTCCTCAGGTCATCGTCCCTGCTAAGACACCGGCAGAAGTTTCCTTTTTGCCTTTCTCCGTCGAACGTGCCGATCCCGTTCAAGCTGCTGCGCGCATTGCAGCTCTGGGGGATCGCATGAAGATGGAGTAG
- a CDS encoding hypothetical protein (encoded by transcript TGME49_225230): MAACAPKTRLRKRPEEACVSDVDSGPPPKKANASESALVPNVEKKSPNPSGTRRQSDHPRGSSAAAVDEAPVYVHRILGSRRGYDKTRPPPAHSFESEGRQRGEEIRRSARIGDALALSTPGNSDHAGSSEETTAPSSHRSSRLASAVDLSVDSSDSKRPEAQGLSGRDSDGEGRETACSRCVNHKPPERASAASPQFGTSALSPDASSATSAPLDWKVSDGDSLRHALQPDAAISNVERSPELSAGALSLSESGETYSSSSSADLVSGSSGGPHLRGRALPSSSEPPALPSWLKQLNSPMLPSMLPASSADPQSGPEHRRLKSPEDDEGDGLSVVEKEASGEASESMKTCHRARATPLGPPPAFPLPLSVPPGGARGRPSSTVSSGTKGKVATVTANGGGASPSERGEKAKNSPASDSPGRTTPPAPAWLSRTRPGPATGATAEKVERAGRTRSGDFSREASASCASSQTLKRFGEGGSPGVSSGGRTPAATAGTAASIPQLMAPSGSPSRATPPGSQPSGQLRNHALPGSSEDDTSPIRANATGASPPDSLSLSPSRSSPLPPPLPRALPRRAGPLGVCGLSAQRGGIGIPLALSEHPSFSLEKQLQGAEDRRAFLRRLLRGGAPGRPEWPLPVETKTLLEAAGVTAGRFQPDRWFCWGIEPFPSARVLEWKLARVLGRPVLDAAARGDATVWGILCLSLGAIVLGADVAELRAGFQRQGLPVPDPLQEGRSQFLRGTDAGK, encoded by the exons atggctgcatgcgcgccgaAAACGCGCCTCCGGAAGCGTCCGGAAGAGGCGTGCGTGTCGGACGTCGACAGCGGCCCGCCCCCGAAAAAAGCAAACGCCTCCGAGTCTGCTCTCGTACCGAATGTGGAGAAAAAGTCTCCCAACCCCTCAGGAACTCGACGACAAAGTGACCACCCGCGCGGGTCAAGCGCCGCAGCAGTCGACGAAGCcccggtgtatgtacaccgcatCCTGGGGTCGCGCAGGGGGTACGACAAAACGCGGCCGCCTCCCGCGCATTCTTTCGAGAGCGAAGGCcgccagagaggcgaagagataaggcgaagcgcgagaaTTGGTGATGCACTTGCCCTTTCAACACCGGGAAACAGCGATCACGCCGGTTCCTCTGAGGAAACGACGGCTCCCAGCTCCCATCGCTCCagtcgcctcgcctctgccgTCGACTTGTCGGTGGATTCGTCTGACTCGAAGAGACCAGAAGCACAGGGGCTTTCGGGGAGAGACAGTGACGGCGAAGGTCGAGAAACAGCGTGTTCCCGGTGCGTGAACCACAAACCGCCAGAACGCGCGTCCGCCGCCTCGCCGCAGTTCGGCACATCTGCGTTGTCGCCGGATGCTTCTTCTGCGACTTCGGCTCCTCTCGACTGGAAGGTTTCTGACGGCGACTCTCTCAGACACGCTCTGCAGCCTGACGCCGCCATCTCAAATGTCGAGCGGTCCCCGGAACTGTCCGCAGGTGCCTTGTCGCTGTcggagagtggagaaacgTATTCATCGTCCTCCAGTGCAGATTTGGTCTCGGGGTCCAGCGGCGGCCCTCACCTTCGTGGGCGCGCActcccgtcttcttcagagccTCCGGCGTTGCCGTCGTGGCTGAAACAACTGAACTCTCCGATGCTTCCCTCCATGCTTCCTGCGAGCTCGGCTGACCCTCAGAGCGGCCCTGAGCACAGGCGCTTAAAGAGTccggaagacgacgaaggtgACGGACTCTCTGTGGTTGAGAAGGAGGCGTCAGGTGAAGCTTCTGAGTCGATGAAGACCTGCCACCGCGCGCGTGCTACGCCGTTGGGTCCCCCGCCCGCGTTTCCGCTCCCGCTGTCCGTGCCGCCTGGCGGCGCTCGCGGCCGCCCCTCGTCGACTGTGTCCTCAGGGACGAAGGGGAAGGTAGCGACTGTCACAGCGAACGGAGGCGGTGCCTCTCCTAGTgaacgtggagagaaagcgaagaactCGCCGGCCTCCGACTCGCCGGGTCGAACGACCCCACCCGCGCCGGCCTGGCTGTCAAGAACGCGCCCGGGACCGGCCACAGGTGCAACTgcagagaaggtggagagagcgGGAAGGACTCGCAGCGGAGATTTCTCAAGGGAGGCCAGTGCTTCATGTGCTTCGTCGCAGACTCTCAAACGCTTCGGAGAAGGTGGCAGtcccggtgtctcctctggggGCCGGACGCCTGCAGCGACCGCTGGAACGGCGGCCAGCATTCCGCAACTTATGGCGCCTAGCGGTTCTCCGAGCCGCGCGACACCCCCGGGCAGTCAACCTTCTGGACAGCTCCGGAACCACGCCTTGCCCGGGTCTTCTGAGGATGACACGTCGCCGATACGCGCAAACGCGACAGGTGCGAGCCCTCCGgattctctctccttgtctccctcGAGATCGTCGCCCCTCcctccgcctctgcctcgcgcGCTCCCGAGACGCGCAGGGCCCTTAG GCGTTTGCGGACTGTCTGCGCAGCGTGGGGGAATCGGAATTCCTCTCGCATTGTCTGAGcatccttctttctccctcgagaagcagctgcagggTGCAGAAGATCGGCGGGCCTTTCTACGGCGTCTGTTGCGGGGAGGAGCCCCAGGGCGCCCGGAGTGGCCTTTGCCGGTGGAGACGAAAACTCTTTTGGAGGCCGCGGGCGTGACGGCTGGACGCTTTCAACCCGATCGGTGGTTTTGCTGGGGTATCGAGCCGTTTCCCTCAGCTCGCGTTTTGGAATGGAAACTCGCCCGCGTGCTCGGCCGTCCTGTCCTCGATGCGGCggccagaggagacgcgactgTCTGGGGtattctgtgtctctctctcggcgcgATTGTGCTAGGCGCCGATGTTGCTGAGCTTCGAGCGGGCTTCCAGCGACAGGGCCTCCCTGTCCCCGACCCGCTTCAGGAGGGTCGAAGCCAGTTTCTTCGGGGGACAGACGCCGGGAAGTAG
- a CDS encoding SCP family extracellular subfamily protein (encoded by transcript TGME49_225220~Signal peptide predicted by SignalP 2.0 HMM (probability 0.994) with cleavage site probability 0.591 at residue 28), whose protein sequence is MAGRTTRARLFLIFVAFVFSARASSASAAQPGSDRVSSFPCNPNAGPSSSTDSSKEPTQPPSEREPSSSGDVSAVDASVPAKPVSSSRTLLPADEEIESSSTALSSASPHAPHEGPSDRSVNLQSSWQPHHSTPRRASSLLGNQRWLRGSHFVSPSGVSFSALENASALEPALARLVAKWAVQNSEFAIVADSVSLLEGKEWDYGCPEFTSTWSRCSASCGKGHRFQVAQERRGDSCSTFFSSRGCVGVSGCPTPQEKWSALGVAKPPDVPEPIFLELGEKLPDESTWESEVLADGSVYFTFETAPSRRHFKKRILSDTECGLALRTFFYTGRQRQKETSAFVNEFVSTGAYIPCPGDEEAIRRKSNPLSHLMAGRPAPIAPAPRTGGRVAVYPETPRVISLAPQENELFQFFKERVLQSTPDFASLGHQLKPSTFSKTHLPSCPHIVSTPTVCSTQCGVGTTLFFHVQPDGFNCGTVSVLSHCEAISGCRDLASKWKVLRVTRPDYMPQAIFDELGALLPDETTWASVESEAGRCSIFATRHTRRFRREGGEILGDQTPGAAVRAYFLRELRQTAPGKFECVSLLGLTDDDIIPPIDEAAVDSILLEKHNAFRRRYGVRPLEFNMSLKKFAEYWAWRLEEEGCSIRHSDRETRVAYMNAPEFNTTGENLSISCTLGSTSWADVPAGWFDEVHCYKYGRTGNPCVAQPLSKCNPESHAEGIMVGHFTQLMSDRSLFGACAVRHCRQPCKLGDKAGQKVLTVCNYAEGGNIEGTYPFSRRVAEKLGEIHPEIFQAAEDEASQKACRVTRDIWSQKNPYKPF, encoded by the exons ATGGCGGGTCGGACGACTCGCGCCCGGCTATTCCTCATTTTCGTGgcctttgttttttccgcGAGGGCCTCTTCTGCATCGGCTGCGCAG CCTGGCAGTGACcgtgtttcttcctttccctgCAATCCCAACGCGGGACCGTCGTCTTCGACCGACTCCAGTAAAGAACCCACGCAGCCACCGAGCGAAAGAGAACCGTCTAGCAGCGGCGATGTTTCTGCTGTCGACGCCTCTGTTCCAGCAaagcctgtctcttcgtcgaggACTCTCTTACCTGCAGATGAGGAAA TAGAGTCGAGTTCGAcagctctttcttctgcttctcctcacGCTCCTCACGAAGGACCTTCTGATAGAAGCGTAAATCTTCAGTCTTCTTGGCAGCCGCATCACTCCACTCCTCGCCGTGCTTCCTCGCTCCTTGGGAACCAACGGTGGCTGCGCGGGAGTCACTTTGTCTCCCCTTCCggcgtttccttctcagCACTGG AAAACGCGAGTGCACTTGAACCGGCTCTGGCGCGTCTTGTGGCGAAGTGGGCAGTGCAGAACTCAGAATTCGCGATCGTTGCAGActcggtttctctcctcgaaggCAAAGAATGGGATT ACGGATGTCCGGAATTCACATCGACTTGGAGTCGTTGCTCAGCGAGTTGTGGGAAGGGTCACCGGTTCCAAGTTGCgcaagagcgacgaggagacagctgttccactttcttctcttcgcgcgGCTGTGTGGGCGTCTCAGGCTGCCCCA ccccaCAAGAGAAATGGAGTGCTTTGGGAGTGGCGAAGCCGCCGGATGTGCCTGAACCCATTTTCCTCGAACTTGGTGAAAAACTTCCCGATGAATCTACATGGGAGTCAG AGGTCCTCGCGGATGGTTCGGTGTACTTCACCTTTGAGACGGCGCCGTCGAGACGCCATTTCAAGAAACGAATTCTCTCAGATACAGAATGCGGTCTGGCGCTGCGAACGTTCTTCTACACCGGTCggcaaagacagaaagagacttCCGCGTTCGTCAACGAGTTCGTTTCAACTGGCGCGTACATTCCTTGTCCAGGAG acgaggaggcgaTTCGGAGGAAATCGaatcctctctctcacctgaTGGCCGGGCGGCCGGCGCCCATTGCTCCAGCGCCTCGAACTGGAGGACGCGTTGCGGTGTAtccagagacgccgagagtGATTTCCCTTGCTCCTCAAGAAAATGAACTTTTCCAGTTCTTCAAAGAACGCGTTTTACAGTCCACCCCCGATTTCGCTTCCCTGGGCCATCAACTCAAACCCTCCACCTTCAGCAAAACGCACTTAC caAGTTGCCCGCACATCGTCTCGACGCCGACAGTCTGTTCGACGCAGTGTGGGGTTGGCACGACTTTGTTTTTCCACGTTCAGCCCGATGGTTTTAACTGCGGAACggtctctgttctttctcacTGCGAAGCCATTTCCGGATGCCGAG ATCTGGCGAGCAAATGGAAGGTTCTTCGGGTGACGCGCCCAGACTACATGCCTCAGGCGATTTTCGACGAACTCGGCGCTTTGCTCCCCGACGAGACGACGTGGGCGAGCG TGGAAAGTGAGGCGGGGAGGTGTTCGATTTTTGCGACCCGCCACACGAGACGCTTTCgacgcgaaggcggagaaatTCTAGGCGATCAAACACCCGGCGCAGCTGTGCGCGCGTACTTTCTGCGAGAGTTGCGACAGACGGCCCCGGGCAAATTCgagtgtgtctctcttctcggcttGACTGACGACGACATTATTCCGCCCA TCGACGAGGCGGCGGTTGATTCAA TCCTTTTAGAGAAGCACAACGCGTTTCGTCGCCGGTACGGTGTCCGTCCGCTGGAGTTCAACATGTCTCTGAAGAAATTCGCCGAGTACTGGGCGTGGCGCCTAGAAGAAGAAGGTTGTTCGATAAGGCATTCTGatcgagagacgcgagttGCCTAT atgAACGCTCCAGAGTTCAACACCACGGGCGAAAACCTTTCCATTTCGTGCACGCTGGGATCGACCTCGTGGGCAGATGTCCCCGCCGGCTGGTTCGATGAAGTTCACTGCTACAa ATACGGAAGAACGGGAAATCCGTGTGTGGCGCAGCCGCTGTCGAAGTGCAATCCTGAGAGTCACGCGGAAGGCATCATGGTTGGGCATTTCACGCAGCTGATGAGTGACCGGTCTCTTttcggtgcatgcgcggttCGCCATTGTCGTCAGCCGTGCAAATTGGGGGACAAGGCTGGCCAGAAAGTTCTGACGGTCTGCAACTACGCCGAAG GAGGAAACATCGAGGGTACTTATCCCTTTAGCCGGCGGGTGGCAGAGAAACTGGGAGAGATTCACCCGGAAATCTTTCAGGCAGCCGAGGACGAAGCCAGTCAGAAAGCGTGTCGGGTCACGCGGGACATCTGGTCCCAAAAAAATCCGTACAAGCCTTTTTAA
- a CDS encoding hypothetical protein (encoded by transcript TGME49_225210), which produces MAASATDESPCDFKCCPGTRIFFGFVNAAAISESREESKTDVPWFSVAGQTVSTCATSSDCQSRHTKDASSHRVPSAVPCPPPVADRAGACSRTEASRRRSRLPLASS; this is translated from the exons ATGGCTGCCTCTGCCACCGACGAGAGTCCCTGCGATTTCAAATGCTGTCCTGGCACCAGAATTTTTTTCGGTTTCGTGAACGCCGCCGCTATATCGGAGTCGAGGGAAGAGAGTAAAA CAGACGTGCCGTGGTTTTCAGTCGCTGGTCAAACGGTTTCAACTTGCGCGACGAGCTCAGACTGCCAGAGTCGCCACACGAAAGACGCATCGTCGCATCGTGTCCCCTCTGCTGTGCCTTGCCCCCCGCCGGTTGCTGACCgcgcaggtgcatgcagccggaCAGAAGCGTCCCGTAGAAGAAGTCGCCTGCCTCTAGCTTCTTCTTAG